A DNA window from Pogona vitticeps strain Pit_001003342236 chromosome 2, PviZW2.1, whole genome shotgun sequence contains the following coding sequences:
- the LOC110070195 gene encoding uncharacterized protein LOC110070195 isoform X1 has translation MRGKWKGLAVLKLGKQPGDMEVWGTEECLGRAAQTNLDRDSLSPDVQRQHFREFCYQEHKGPRAVCNHLRSLCHQWLKPEKHTKTEMLDLIVLEQFLTVLPPTMGSWVRKRKPESTSQAVSLAEAFLLSLATDGKKKGQLESSELVTSEFAHPGHRPLLLRNTQGKEEEAVFIDLGNQQGTHPCSSLFDGRMATASVQPEQGPVAFEDLAVLFSEEEWALLDPGQKALHWEVMEENWAHTMSLVIQMMVGTYPWSSLLSEGVETASTQLDSVCTKQWRGAVCVCPLALSLNLKGVVLTCEDIAVCFMEEEWAVLDPGQRALHQEVMEENLACLISLVTNKREKRTEEGEGSISSGKAIDKKQKQYLEHSKSFISRSNLHTAKPLKCLECGKNIRHSSNFARHMRIHTGEKPFKCLECGKSFSQNGKLASHMRIHTGEKPFKCSECGKNFRQSGKLVSHMRIHTGEKPFKCLECGKSFSQTADLASHMKIHSGEKPFKCSECGKSFRQRGKLACHLRIHTGEKPFKCMACRKSFSRSTVLDSHMRIHTGEKPFKCLECGKTFSHNTTLASHMRIHTGEKPFKCPKCRKNFSQSTHLACHMRIHTGEKPYKCLECGKSFSQSANLSSHMRIHTGEKPFKCLECGKSFSQNTHLASHMRIHTGEKPFKCLECGNTFSRSTNLDSHMRIHTGEKPFKCLECGKSFSQSGKIASHMRIHTGEKPFKCLQCGKTFRQTGHLTSHMRSHMRIHVGNKSFKSGNSERASVRSQTLLPINEYRDMR, from the exons ATGAGAGGAAAGTGGAAGGGTTTGGCGGTTCTGAAGCTGGGTAAGCAGCCTGGGGACATGGAGGTTTGGGGCACTGAAGAATGCCTGGGAAGAGCTGCACAGACCAACCTCGACAGAGATTCTCTCAGCCCAGACGTCCAGCGCCAGCATTTCCGGGAGTTCTGCTACCAGGAGCACAAGGGGCCCAGAGCAGTCTGTAACCACCTTCGCAGTCTTTGCcatcagtggctgaagccagaaaaacacaccaaGACAGAGATGCTGGACCTGATAGTCCTCGAACAGTTCCTCACTGTCCTTCCACCAACGATGGGGAGCTGGGTCAGAAAACGTAAGCCGGAGTCCACGTCTCAGGCGGTATCCCTGGCAGAAGCTTTCCTCTTGAGCCTGGCaacagatggcaagaagaaagggCAGCTG GAGTCTTCAGAACTGGTCACCTCGGAATTTGCTCACCCAGGACACCGGCCTCTCCTCCTGAGGAACAcacaagggaaggaagaagaagctgtctttaTAG ACCTTGGAAATCAACAAGGAACACACCCTTGCTCGTCTCTTTTCGATGGAAGAATGGCCACAGCATCTGTGCAGCCAGAACAG GGTCCTGTAGCCTTTGAGGATCTTGCAGTGCTTTTCTCCGAGGAAGAGTGGGCCCTGCTGGACCCGGGCCAAAAGGCTCTGCActgggaagtcatggaggagaattgGGCCCACACGATGTCTCTGG TCATTCAGATGATGGTGGGAACATATCCTTggtcttctcttctttctgaagGAGTGGAAACAGCTTCTACACAACTGGATTCAGTTTGTACAAAGCAGTGGAGAGGTGCTGTGTGCGTCTGTCCCTTGGCCCTCTCTCTGAACCTGAAG GGTGTAGTTTTGACCTGTGAGGATATTGCTGTTTGTTTCATGGAGGAGGAGTGGGCTGTGCTGGATCCAGGCCAAAGGGCTTTGCATCAGGAGGTCATGGAGGAAAATTTAGCCTGTCTGATCTCTTTGG TTACTaataagagagagaagagaactgaagaaggagaagggagCATATCCTCGGGAAAAGCCATtgataaaaagcagaaacaatacTTAGAGCACAGTAAAAGCTTCATTAGTAGAAGTAACCTCCACACAGCAAAGCCACTGaaatgtttggaatgtggaaagaacatCCGTCACAGCTCAAACTTTGCTCgtcatatgaggatccacacaggggagaaaccatttaaatgcttggaatgtggaaagagcttcagtcagaatggaAAACTTGCTTcccatatgaggatccacacaggggagaaaccctttaaatgttcggaatgtggaaagaactttcgTCAGAGTGGAAAACTTGTttcccatatgagaatccacacaggggagaaaccttttaagtgtcttgaatgtggaaagagtttcagtcagactGCAGACCTTGCTTCCCATATGAAAAtccacagtggggagaaaccttttaaatgttcagaatgtggaaagagcttccgtcaGAGGGGAAAACTTGCTTGCCATTTGAGAAttcacaccggggagaagccgTTTAAATGCATGGCATGTAGAAAGAGCTTCAGCCGAAGCACAGTCCTTGAttcccatatgagaatccacacaggggaaaaaccatttaaatgcttggaatgtggaaagaccttcagtcaCAACACAACTCTTGCTTctcatatgagaatccacacaggtgagaaaccatttaaatgcccCAAATGCCgaaagaacttcagtcagagCACACACCTTGCTTgccatatgagaatccacacaggagagaaaccatataagtgtttggaatgtggaaagagcttcagtcagagtgcaAACCTTTCTTcccatatgaggatccacacaggagagaaaccatttaagtgtttagaatgtggaaagagcttcagtcagaatacACATCTTGCTTCCCATatgagaattcacacaggggagaaaccatttaagtgtTTAGAATGTGGAAATACCTTCAGTCGAAGCACAAACCTTGATTcccatatgaggatccacacaggagagaaaccatttaaatgcttggaatgtggaaagagcttcagtcaaagtgGAAAAATTGCttcccatatgagaatccacacaggagagaaaccttttaaatgctTACAGTGCGGAAAGACCTTCCGTCAGACTGGACACCTTACGTCTCATATGAGATCTCACATGAGAATTCACGTTGGGAACaaatcttttaaatcaggaaattcAGAAAGGGCTTCCGTCAGGTCACAGACTTTGCTTCCCATCAATGAGTACAGGGATATGCGGTGA
- the LOC110070195 gene encoding uncharacterized protein LOC110070195 isoform X4, which yields MRGKWKGLAVLKLGKQPGDMEVWGTEECLGRAAQTNLDRDSLSPDVQRQHFREFCYQEHKGPRAVCNHLRSLCHQWLKPEKHTKTEMLDLIVLEQFLTVLPPTMGSWVRKRKPESTSQAVSLAEAFLLSLATDGKKKGQLESSELVTSEFAHPGHRPLLLRNTQGKEEEAVFIDLGNQQGTHPCSSLFDGRMATASVQPEQGPVAFEDLAVLFSEEEWALLDPGQKALHWEVMEENWAHTMSLVIQMMVGTYPWSSLLSEGVETASTQLDSVCTKQWRGAVCVCPLALSLNLKGVVLTCEDIAVCFMEEEWAVLDPGQRALHQEVMEENLACLISLVTNKREKRTEEGEGSISSGKAIDKKQKQYLEHSKSFISRSNLHTAKPLKCLECGKNIRHSSNFARHMRIHTGEKPFKCLECGKSFSQNGKLASHMRIHTGEKPFKCSECGKNFRQSGKLVSHMRIHTGEKPFKCLECGKSFSQTADLASHMKIHSGEKPFKCSECGKSFRQRGKLACHLRIHTGEKPFKCMACRKSFSRSTVLDSHMRIHTGEKPFKCLECGKTFSHNTTLASHMRIHTGEKPFKCPKCRKNFSQSTHLACHMRIHTGEKPYKCLECGKSFSQSANLSSHMRIHTGEKPFKCLECGKSFSQNTHLASHMRIHTGEKPFKCLECGNTFSRSTNLDSHMRIHTGEKPFKCLECGKSFSQSGKIASHMRIHTGEKPFKCLQCGKTFRQTGHLTSHMRSHMRIHVGNKSFTCSACGKSFNQTAHLINHQRIHTGERPYQCSECGKSFNQSAHLKNHQRTHTGEKPYKCPECGKSFNQSAHLKNHRRIHTGEKPYKCAVCGKSFSQTAHLKNHQRIHTGEKPYECLQCGKSFNQIAHLKNHQRIHAEEKPYKCS from the exons ATGAGAGGAAAGTGGAAGGGTTTGGCGGTTCTGAAGCTGGGTAAGCAGCCTGGGGACATGGAGGTTTGGGGCACTGAAGAATGCCTGGGAAGAGCTGCACAGACCAACCTCGACAGAGATTCTCTCAGCCCAGACGTCCAGCGCCAGCATTTCCGGGAGTTCTGCTACCAGGAGCACAAGGGGCCCAGAGCAGTCTGTAACCACCTTCGCAGTCTTTGCcatcagtggctgaagccagaaaaacacaccaaGACAGAGATGCTGGACCTGATAGTCCTCGAACAGTTCCTCACTGTCCTTCCACCAACGATGGGGAGCTGGGTCAGAAAACGTAAGCCGGAGTCCACGTCTCAGGCGGTATCCCTGGCAGAAGCTTTCCTCTTGAGCCTGGCaacagatggcaagaagaaagggCAGCTG GAGTCTTCAGAACTGGTCACCTCGGAATTTGCTCACCCAGGACACCGGCCTCTCCTCCTGAGGAACAcacaagggaaggaagaagaagctgtctttaTAG ACCTTGGAAATCAACAAGGAACACACCCTTGCTCGTCTCTTTTCGATGGAAGAATGGCCACAGCATCTGTGCAGCCAGAACAG GGTCCTGTAGCCTTTGAGGATCTTGCAGTGCTTTTCTCCGAGGAAGAGTGGGCCCTGCTGGACCCGGGCCAAAAGGCTCTGCActgggaagtcatggaggagaattgGGCCCACACGATGTCTCTGG TCATTCAGATGATGGTGGGAACATATCCTTggtcttctcttctttctgaagGAGTGGAAACAGCTTCTACACAACTGGATTCAGTTTGTACAAAGCAGTGGAGAGGTGCTGTGTGCGTCTGTCCCTTGGCCCTCTCTCTGAACCTGAAG GGTGTAGTTTTGACCTGTGAGGATATTGCTGTTTGTTTCATGGAGGAGGAGTGGGCTGTGCTGGATCCAGGCCAAAGGGCTTTGCATCAGGAGGTCATGGAGGAAAATTTAGCCTGTCTGATCTCTTTGG TTACTaataagagagagaagagaactgaagaaggagaagggagCATATCCTCGGGAAAAGCCATtgataaaaagcagaaacaatacTTAGAGCACAGTAAAAGCTTCATTAGTAGAAGTAACCTCCACACAGCAAAGCCACTGaaatgtttggaatgtggaaagaacatCCGTCACAGCTCAAACTTTGCTCgtcatatgaggatccacacaggggagaaaccatttaaatgcttggaatgtggaaagagcttcagtcagaatggaAAACTTGCTTcccatatgaggatccacacaggggagaaaccctttaaatgttcggaatgtggaaagaactttcgTCAGAGTGGAAAACTTGTttcccatatgagaatccacacaggggagaaaccttttaagtgtcttgaatgtggaaagagtttcagtcagactGCAGACCTTGCTTCCCATATGAAAAtccacagtggggagaaaccttttaaatgttcagaatgtggaaagagcttccgtcaGAGGGGAAAACTTGCTTGCCATTTGAGAAttcacaccggggagaagccgTTTAAATGCATGGCATGTAGAAAGAGCTTCAGCCGAAGCACAGTCCTTGAttcccatatgagaatccacacaggggaaaaaccatttaaatgcttggaatgtggaaagaccttcagtcaCAACACAACTCTTGCTTctcatatgagaatccacacaggtgagaaaccatttaaatgcccCAAATGCCgaaagaacttcagtcagagCACACACCTTGCTTgccatatgagaatccacacaggagagaaaccatataagtgtttggaatgtggaaagagcttcagtcagagtgcaAACCTTTCTTcccatatgaggatccacacaggagagaaaccatttaagtgtttagaatgtggaaagagcttcagtcagaatacACATCTTGCTTCCCATatgagaattcacacaggggagaaaccatttaagtgtTTAGAATGTGGAAATACCTTCAGTCGAAGCACAAACCTTGATTcccatatgaggatccacacaggagagaaaccatttaaatgcttggaatgtggaaagagcttcagtcaaagtgGAAAAATTGCttcccatatgagaatccacacaggagagaaaccttttaaatgctTACAGTGCGGAAAGACCTTCCGTCAGACTGGACACCTTACGTCTCATATGAGATCTCACATGAGAATTCACGTTGGGAACaaatctttta CTTGCTCAGCATGTGGCAAGAGCTTCAATCAAACGGCACACCTAATAAATcatcagagaattcacacaggagagaggcCGTATCAGTGCTCcgagtgcggaaagagcttcaatcaaaGTGCACACCTAAAGAACCACcagagaactcacacaggagagaagccgtacaaatgcccagaatgtggaaagagtttcaatcAAAGCGCACACCTTAAAAACCATCGAcggattcacacaggggagaaaccatataaatgtgccgtatgcggaaagagctttagtcaaactGCTCATCTTAAAaaccatcaaagaattcacacaggggagaagccgtatgaatgcttgcagtgtggaaagagtttcaacCAAATTGCACACCTTAAAAACCATCAAAGAATTCACGCTGAGGAGAAGCCGTATAAATGTTCTTGA
- the LOC110070195 gene encoding uncharacterized protein LOC110070195 isoform X2, whose protein sequence is MRLIPLADLGNQQGTHPCSSLFDGRMATASVQPEQGPVAFEDLAVLFSEEEWALLDPGQKALHWEVMEENWAHTMSLVIQMMVGTYPWSSLLSEGVETASTQLDSVCTKQWRGAVCVCPLALSLNLKGVVLTCEDIAVCFMEEEWAVLDPGQRALHQEVMEENLACLISLVTNKREKRTEEGEGSISSGKAIDKKQKQYLEHSKSFISRSNLHTAKPLKCLECGKNIRHSSNFARHMRIHTGEKPFKCLECGKSFSQNGKLASHMRIHTGEKPFKCSECGKNFRQSGKLVSHMRIHTGEKPFKCLECGKSFSQTADLASHMKIHSGEKPFKCSECGKSFRQRGKLACHLRIHTGEKPFKCMACRKSFSRSTVLDSHMRIHTGEKPFKCLECGKTFSHNTTLASHMRIHTGEKPFKCPKCRKNFSQSTHLACHMRIHTGEKPYKCLECGKSFSQSANLSSHMRIHTGEKPFKCLECGKSFSQNTHLASHMRIHTGEKPFKCLECGNTFSRSTNLDSHMRIHTGEKPFKCLECGKSFSQSGKIASHMRIHTGEKPFKCLQCGKTFRQTGHLTSHMRSHMRIHVGNKSFKSGNSERASVRSQTLLPINEYRDMR, encoded by the exons ATGCGCTTGATCCCCCTTGCAGACCTTGGAAATCAACAAGGAACACACCCTTGCTCGTCTCTTTTCGATGGAAGAATGGCCACAGCATCTGTGCAGCCAGAACAG GGTCCTGTAGCCTTTGAGGATCTTGCAGTGCTTTTCTCCGAGGAAGAGTGGGCCCTGCTGGACCCGGGCCAAAAGGCTCTGCActgggaagtcatggaggagaattgGGCCCACACGATGTCTCTGG TCATTCAGATGATGGTGGGAACATATCCTTggtcttctcttctttctgaagGAGTGGAAACAGCTTCTACACAACTGGATTCAGTTTGTACAAAGCAGTGGAGAGGTGCTGTGTGCGTCTGTCCCTTGGCCCTCTCTCTGAACCTGAAG GGTGTAGTTTTGACCTGTGAGGATATTGCTGTTTGTTTCATGGAGGAGGAGTGGGCTGTGCTGGATCCAGGCCAAAGGGCTTTGCATCAGGAGGTCATGGAGGAAAATTTAGCCTGTCTGATCTCTTTGG TTACTaataagagagagaagagaactgaagaaggagaagggagCATATCCTCGGGAAAAGCCATtgataaaaagcagaaacaatacTTAGAGCACAGTAAAAGCTTCATTAGTAGAAGTAACCTCCACACAGCAAAGCCACTGaaatgtttggaatgtggaaagaacatCCGTCACAGCTCAAACTTTGCTCgtcatatgaggatccacacaggggagaaaccatttaaatgcttggaatgtggaaagagcttcagtcagaatggaAAACTTGCTTcccatatgaggatccacacaggggagaaaccctttaaatgttcggaatgtggaaagaactttcgTCAGAGTGGAAAACTTGTttcccatatgagaatccacacaggggagaaaccttttaagtgtcttgaatgtggaaagagtttcagtcagactGCAGACCTTGCTTCCCATATGAAAAtccacagtggggagaaaccttttaaatgttcagaatgtggaaagagcttccgtcaGAGGGGAAAACTTGCTTGCCATTTGAGAAttcacaccggggagaagccgTTTAAATGCATGGCATGTAGAAAGAGCTTCAGCCGAAGCACAGTCCTTGAttcccatatgagaatccacacaggggaaaaaccatttaaatgcttggaatgtggaaagaccttcagtcaCAACACAACTCTTGCTTctcatatgagaatccacacaggtgagaaaccatttaaatgcccCAAATGCCgaaagaacttcagtcagagCACACACCTTGCTTgccatatgagaatccacacaggagagaaaccatataagtgtttggaatgtggaaagagcttcagtcagagtgcaAACCTTTCTTcccatatgaggatccacacaggagagaaaccatttaagtgtttagaatgtggaaagagcttcagtcagaatacACATCTTGCTTCCCATatgagaattcacacaggggagaaaccatttaagtgtTTAGAATGTGGAAATACCTTCAGTCGAAGCACAAACCTTGATTcccatatgaggatccacacaggagagaaaccatttaaatgcttggaatgtggaaagagcttcagtcaaagtgGAAAAATTGCttcccatatgagaatccacacaggagagaaaccttttaaatgctTACAGTGCGGAAAGACCTTCCGTCAGACTGGACACCTTACGTCTCATATGAGATCTCACATGAGAATTCACGTTGGGAACaaatcttttaaatcaggaaattcAGAAAGGGCTTCCGTCAGGTCACAGACTTTGCTTCCCATCAATGAGTACAGGGATATGCGGTGA
- the LOC110070195 gene encoding uncharacterized protein LOC110070195 isoform X3, whose product MMVGTYPWSSLLSEGVETASTQLDSVCTKQWRGAVCVCPLALSLNLKGVVLTCEDIAVCFMEEEWAVLDPGQRALHQEVMEENLACLISLVTNKREKRTEEGEGSISSGKAIDKKQKQYLEHSKSFISRSNLHTAKPLKCLECGKNIRHSSNFARHMRIHTGEKPFKCLECGKSFSQNGKLASHMRIHTGEKPFKCSECGKNFRQSGKLVSHMRIHTGEKPFKCLECGKSFSQTADLASHMKIHSGEKPFKCSECGKSFRQRGKLACHLRIHTGEKPFKCMACRKSFSRSTVLDSHMRIHTGEKPFKCLECGKTFSHNTTLASHMRIHTGEKPFKCPKCRKNFSQSTHLACHMRIHTGEKPYKCLECGKSFSQSANLSSHMRIHTGEKPFKCLECGKSFSQNTHLASHMRIHTGEKPFKCLECGNTFSRSTNLDSHMRIHTGEKPFKCLECGKSFSQSGKIASHMRIHTGEKPFKCLQCGKTFRQTGHLTSHMRSHMRIHVGNKSFKSGNSERASVRSQTLLPINEYRDMR is encoded by the exons ATGATGGTGGGAACATATCCTTggtcttctcttctttctgaagGAGTGGAAACAGCTTCTACACAACTGGATTCAGTTTGTACAAAGCAGTGGAGAGGTGCTGTGTGCGTCTGTCCCTTGGCCCTCTCTCTGAACCTGAAG GGTGTAGTTTTGACCTGTGAGGATATTGCTGTTTGTTTCATGGAGGAGGAGTGGGCTGTGCTGGATCCAGGCCAAAGGGCTTTGCATCAGGAGGTCATGGAGGAAAATTTAGCCTGTCTGATCTCTTTGG TTACTaataagagagagaagagaactgaagaaggagaagggagCATATCCTCGGGAAAAGCCATtgataaaaagcagaaacaatacTTAGAGCACAGTAAAAGCTTCATTAGTAGAAGTAACCTCCACACAGCAAAGCCACTGaaatgtttggaatgtggaaagaacatCCGTCACAGCTCAAACTTTGCTCgtcatatgaggatccacacaggggagaaaccatttaaatgcttggaatgtggaaagagcttcagtcagaatggaAAACTTGCTTcccatatgaggatccacacaggggagaaaccctttaaatgttcggaatgtggaaagaactttcgTCAGAGTGGAAAACTTGTttcccatatgagaatccacacaggggagaaaccttttaagtgtcttgaatgtggaaagagtttcagtcagactGCAGACCTTGCTTCCCATATGAAAAtccacagtggggagaaaccttttaaatgttcagaatgtggaaagagcttccgtcaGAGGGGAAAACTTGCTTGCCATTTGAGAAttcacaccggggagaagccgTTTAAATGCATGGCATGTAGAAAGAGCTTCAGCCGAAGCACAGTCCTTGAttcccatatgagaatccacacaggggaaaaaccatttaaatgcttggaatgtggaaagaccttcagtcaCAACACAACTCTTGCTTctcatatgagaatccacacaggtgagaaaccatttaaatgcccCAAATGCCgaaagaacttcagtcagagCACACACCTTGCTTgccatatgagaatccacacaggagagaaaccatataagtgtttggaatgtggaaagagcttcagtcagagtgcaAACCTTTCTTcccatatgaggatccacacaggagagaaaccatttaagtgtttagaatgtggaaagagcttcagtcagaatacACATCTTGCTTCCCATatgagaattcacacaggggagaaaccatttaagtgtTTAGAATGTGGAAATACCTTCAGTCGAAGCACAAACCTTGATTcccatatgaggatccacacaggagagaaaccatttaaatgcttggaatgtggaaagagcttcagtcaaagtgGAAAAATTGCttcccatatgagaatccacacaggagagaaaccttttaaatgctTACAGTGCGGAAAGACCTTCCGTCAGACTGGACACCTTACGTCTCATATGAGATCTCACATGAGAATTCACGTTGGGAACaaatcttttaaatcaggaaattcAGAAAGGGCTTCCGTCAGGTCACAGACTTTGCTTCCCATCAATGAGTACAGGGATATGCGGTGA